TTTATCCAGGGCATGGGGATAAAACAAGTTTTTTTGCTGAAAGAGAGCATTCTAAAATTTGGGTTTCAAGGATGGCTTAATTGCTAAGCCGGCTAGACAAAGAGCGTTATTTGCGCCATATCATGCTAGAAGATGTGGGCGAAGAAGGCCAATTGAAGCTTTTAAAATCTAGCGTTTTAGTCATTGGAGCTGGTGGGCTTGGATCAGCGGTTTTGATGTATTTGTGTGCCGCTGGGATAGGAAAAATAGGCATTGTAGATTTTGATGTGCTAGATGTGAGTAATTTGCAACGCCAAATCATCCATTCACAGGATTTTTTAAACCAACCTAAAGTCTCTAGCGCGAAAGCGCGCTTAAAACAACTCAATGCTAGTATTGAAATAGAGGCTTTTGAAGAACGCTTTAAGGCTCATAACGCTCTTTCTCTCATAGAACCTTACGATTTTATCATAGACGCTACAGACAATTTTAACGCTAAATTTTTGATCAATGACGCTTGCGTGTTAGCCCAAAAACCCTATTCGCATGCCGGGGTTTTAAAATACAGGGGGCAAAGCATGAGCGTTTTACCCCATAGTGCATGCTTAGCGTGTGTTTTTGATAAGCCCCCTAAAAAGGGATTGAATCCTACTTCAGGGCTTTTTGGGGTCTTACCTGGGGTTTTAGGGTGTATCCAAGCGAGCGAATGCCTAAAATATTTTTTAGGGTTTGAAACTTTACTTATAAATACTTTACTTATAGCCGATATTAAAACGATGGATTTTAAAAAAATTCAAGCACCCAAAAACCCTGAATGTAGGGTTTGTGGCACGCATAAAATCAC
The Helicobacter pylori genome window above contains:
- a CDS encoding HesA/MoeB/ThiF family protein, producing the protein MLSRLDKERYLRHIMLEDVGEEGQLKLLKSSVLVIGAGGLGSAVLMYLCAAGIGKIGIVDFDVLDVSNLQRQIIHSQDFLNQPKVSSAKARLKQLNASIEIEAFEERFKAHNALSLIEPYDFIIDATDNFNAKFLINDACVLAQKPYSHAGVLKYRGQSMSVLPHSACLACVFDKPPKKGLNPTSGLFGVLPGVLGCIQASECLKYFLGFETLLINTLLIADIKTMDFKKIQAPKNPECRVCGTHKITHLQDYEI